A single genomic interval of Malania oleifera isolate guangnan ecotype guangnan chromosome 13, ASM2987363v1, whole genome shotgun sequence harbors:
- the LOC131145675 gene encoding vegetative cell wall protein gp1-like: MGCKKQQNPSLTAAPSSSPATLASPISFSPLLSVSPTPPGLIALCIHQSSPLCRAPPSPQQCTSDPSSPLQPASPATLCGSPPPAVPASRAPLPLHEPAAEPQHPQPSSTDHHHLRRTSDLNLESLSPFSPVTPARPPVGATTQQPTHSSHRRRRSLPSPSTSPGGTPVDLRPSVPHGCSHSALQGEIFM; encoded by the exons Atggg GTGCAAGAAGCAGCAAAACCCAAG CCTCACCGCTGCACCCAGCAGCTCTCCGGCAACCCTAGCCTCCCCCATCTCCTTCTCCCCTCTGCTCTCTGTTTCTCCCACACCACCAGGCCTGATCGCCCTTTGCATCCATCAATCTTCTCCACTCTGTCGAGCACCACCCTCCCCGCAGCAGTGCACCAGCGATCCCAGTAGCCCTCTGCAACCAGCTTCTCCGGCCACCCTCTGTGGCAGTCCTCCTCCAGCCGTTCCAGCCAGCCGAGCTCCTCTGCCTCTCCACGAACCAGCAGCAGAACCACAGCACCCGCAGCCAAGCTCCACAGACCACCATCATCTCCGACGAACCAGCGACCTCAATCTCGAATCCCTCTCTCCGTTCTCGCCTGTAACTCCGGCAAGACCCCCAGTAGGAGCAACCACCCAGCAGCCCACTCACTCCAGCCACCGTCGCCGTCGCTCGCTCCCGTCGCCGTCGACGTCTCCCGGTGGTACCCCCGTGGATCTCAGGCCATCAGTTCCTCACGGTTGTAGTCACAGTGCTCTCCAAGGTGAAATTTTCATGTGA